Genomic DNA from Bifidobacterium sp. ESL0769:
GACGTGCAGGCGTTCGTACGCTACAACGCCAACAAGACCCTGATGAACCTCGGCTACGAGGCCAAGTTCTCCGCTGCCGAGACCAAGGTGAGCCCCGAGATCATCGCCGCGCTCTCGCCCTCCGCTGACGAGAACCACGACTTCTTCTCCGGTTCCGGTTCCTCCTATGTCATCGGCAACGCCGAAGCCACCGACGACGAGGACTGGGACTTCTAATCTAGATTCATTCGTCCTAAACCACTAAACTTCACAAAACGCCCAGCCATGTGCCCTGCATGTGTCTGGGTGTTTTGTATTTGGCTTGCCAGATTATTCATTTATTCCCGATTTGCACTTCAAGTTGTTTTTCAAACCAAACTTCCATTCACCCTGCGACGAGAGATAGAAACGGACCCAAAAAGACTGATTTTCGTTGCATTTTCAGGCATTTCATCGCAAGATGCCCCGTTCATTTTCCCCAGCGGGAACAACCTTTCCTGTATTGCATTAATACATTACAATGAAAATTAATATAATAAAAAACCGGTTGGTGGCGAGGGGAACGTCACCAGCCGACTGAACAACTTAACAACAGGGGAGAAAAGTCATGCGTACACCGTTGAAGGCAACCATCGCAATCTTGGCCGCCGCAGCCATGTTATCCATTCCGACACTCTCCAACGCTGACGACATTCAGCGCTCGCACCCAGAAAACACTCAAAGCCAGATACTTACCACGCCATCAACGCCGGACACAAAGCCAGAAAACTCGGCCCAGCCTCAGACGCCGACCACATCCGCCACCTCGAATGACGGCAGCAAGTCCCCCACGTCTTCTGCGCCAAAGCCGGCCACGCCCCAATCGCAGGCGACCCACTCCGCCGCGCGAACACCGCAACTGCCCTCGGCACAAGATCTCTGCGACACCACCGTCAGAAGCCTAGGACCCAACGTCACCGGGCAACTGACCAACATCGTCGGCGGCTGCCAGCTCAACATCAGCGCAGGCAACGGCGGCGGCACCCTAGACAGCAGGCTGTTCCGCGCTTTCCCGGGTCTAGATACCACCGTCACCAAAATCGCTTTCATCGGCCCCAACACCACGATGCTTCCCGCGAACTGCAGCAATCTGTTTTCCCATCTACCCATCCTAGAGAGCCTCGACCTCAGCGATTTCGCCGATACCAGCGGTGTCACCGACATGAGCAACATGTTCTACCAATGCACCAAGCTGACCAACCTCAACCTTGGCAGCAAATTCGACACCGGCAACGTCACCAACATGGATTACATGTTCAGAGAATTACTCGTGCTGCCAAACCTCGACCTCGGCAGCAAATTCGACACCGGCAACGTCGGCATCAACAGATCCAATAGCATGTCGGGCATGTTTTACGACTGCAAAAAGTTGAAAAGCCTCGACCTAGGCAACAAATTCAACACCCAACGGGTTATGCAGATGGACGTCATGTTCAAAAACTGTTATGAGCTGAAAAGCCTCAATCTCGGCAACAAATTCAACACCAGTTGGTGCACCGGCATGGCGGAAATGTTCTCCAACTGCCGCAAGCTGGAAAGCCTGAATCTCGGTAGCATGTTCTATACCACCTGGGTCTCGCAGATGTTCAACATGTTCCGCAACTGCTCCAGCCTGACCAGCCTCAACCTCGGAGACCATTTCAACACCAGTAACGCCCAAGCCGTGTACGGGATGTTCGACGGCTGCAAAAGCCTGACCAACCTGAATCTTGGCGACCATTTCGACACTTCGGGCATAGACGATTATTTTGGCACCTGGGCGATGTTCAAAGACTGCTCCAGCCTGACCAGCCTCGACCTCGGCAGCAAATTCGAAATCGGCCAACTCGGCACCTACAGCTGGTTCAACGTGCCCAATCATTACGGCACGGCCGAGATGTTCGCCGGAGACACCAACCTGACCGACCTCAACCTCGGCGACCATTTCGAAACCAGCCACGACCCCAACATGGCAATGATGTTTAAAGACTGCTCCAGCCTCACCCATCTGGACCTTGGTGGCAAGTTCAACACCAGTAGCGCTCTGAGCATGGAGGAAATGTTCGCCGGAGACACCAACCTGACCGACCTCGACCTCAGCGGATTCAACACCAGCATGGTCAACGGGGATAGTCCCGTTAAGACCCAACTTCCGCTCGATAACTTTGATGAAGATTATGAGATAACAAGCCCCATCATTACTTACGATATGGAAGGCATGTTCGCCGGAGACGCCAAGCTGACCGACCTCGACCTCAGCGGCTTCGACACCAACCACGTCCCCGGCATGGCAAACATGTTCAAGGATTGCTCCAGCCTCACCCATCTGGACCTTGGCGGCAAGTTCAACACCAGTGCGGTCACCGATATGAGCGACATATTAAGCGGCTGCGACGAGCTGAAGCAACTTGAAATCGGAAAAGACACAAAGCTCGCGTCCACCGCCGAGCTGCCAGTGGCGAATTGGGTGCAGCTCGAGGTGCCCGGCACAGACTCGGCCCACGTCAACAAGGCTGGCGTTGCCCATTACACGCCGGCCAGCTTGGAAACCCGGACAAACAGCCCGGACACCACAAGGGTGGGCACCTACGTGCGTATCGCCAACCCCAACAAGCTCACACTCGAGCCGGCCACCACGCTGCCGCACGGCACCAGCGTCACCAACAATACGCCTATCATCCAGTACTCCGAAGTGGCCAAGGGCACCGATGTACCCGTCCGTGACTACGACGGTGACAAGCTCGCAGATCCCATTGCCAGCCTTGTCGCCCTCGACGGGACCAGCACGATCCCCGACAATCCGTTCACCATCAACGGCTGTCCTGAAGCCGGCTGCACGTTCAAAAACTGGGCCAGGAAGTCCAATGGCACCGGCACCACATATCAGCCCGGAGACCAGATCGACCTGTCCCACGGCAACATCACGCTCTACGCGACCTGGAAAGTCAACGAGCCCAAACCTTCAAAGCCGTCCACGTCGTCATCCTCCACGCAGAATCACAACAGCACAGCAGCAACCGCACCGGGCCGAGGCGTTGCCACCGAAATCGCGCCTGTGATTCCGAATTCCGCATCCCCGGTCACCTTCTCAGCCACCTCGCCGGTCGCAGCACCCATCGTCGGTGCCCTCACCGCCGCCGCGAACCCCGGAGCCGCTGCAAACCAAGCTGGCCGAGACACCAACAGCACTCCGTCCCAGCGCCCTGCAGCCCCCAAGAAGACCAACCCGAAGTGCGCCACGATAGCATGGCACACCGGCGACATCCATCCTGTGACTTACCGGTGCAATTCCGACGAACAGGCTGCATCCTTCGCTCCGGACACGACACGACAAGCTCCGCTCTGGATCTTCCTGCTGCTCCTGTTGATAACCTTGTTCGTGTTCTATGCCCTCAGCCGCCGCAATGAATTCGACGTCGTCCGTCACCGCGCCGCGCAAACCGAACGGTAGACCAATAGCAAGCTGACACACTGAAGCCCGTATCGGAGAAACCCGGTTCGGGCTTCTCGTTTATCCATTCAATACGCGAAATCAATGTCACAATCCCTTACAACGAAAGACATGTTAACGCTAACGTAATACCGGCTATACCAATTGTCATATTTTGTATAATAAAAGTGTGACGAAGGCAACAAAGCCTTCGCAAAGACAAAGGAGTAGACAATGAAAGCTGTTCGCATTTACGGTCAAAATGATGTGCGCGTCGAAGATGTCGCCATTGCCGACCCGAAGCCGGATCAGGTGCAAATCAAGGTAAAGTTCTGCGGCATCTGCGGCTCCGACCTTCACGCCTATTCGGAAGGCTGGGGTCTGCCCACGCAGCCGCATCCGCTGACCGGCAAGACCGTACCAATCACCTTGGGCCATGAGTTCTCCGGCGAGGTCGTCAAAGTCGGCAGCGCCGTGACCGATCTCAAGGTAGGAGACGGCATCGCCGTCGAGCCGCTGCTCGCCTGCGGCAAGTGCGCCAACTGCCGCGCCGGCAATTACAACTTCTGCGACAACGTGGTGGCCGAAGACGGCGCCGGCAACTTCCTAGGCTTCTCGGAAGACGGCGGCATGGCCGAGTATGCCAACATCGATGACGTCTTCGCCCACAAGCTGCCCGAAGGCATGGATTACGATCTCGGCGCACTGTGCGAGCCGGTCTCCGTCTCCTACGAAGGCCTCAAAAAGTGCGATCTGCGCGAAGGCCAGACCGTCGCGGTGATGGGTGCCGGCCCGATCGGCCTGACCACCGCCCTGCTCGCCCGCATCGCCGGCGCGAACCGCGTCTACATCTCCGACGTCTCCGAAGTGCGTCTGGCCAAGGCCCGCGAGCTCGGCTTCACCGACGTACTCAACCCCACTAAGCAGGACGTCAACGCAGTCATCCGCGCCGACTACCCCAATGGCGTGGACGTCACTTTCGAGTGCGCCGGCGTGCAGGCCACGTTCGACACCGCGCTCAAGGTCACGCGTCGCACCGGCAAGATCCAGATCGTCGCGCTGTTCGGCAAGTCCGTCTCCGTCAACTTCACCGACGACGTGATCATGCAGGGCATCGACATCTACACGACGCTGTGCTATCAGAACAGCTTCGACACTGTGCTCGGCATCATCAACGCCCATCAGGACCAGTTCAAGCCGGTCATCACCAAGAAGGTCGGCCTCGATGATGCCGTCGAGGGCATCAAGGGTCTGGCCACCGACAAGAGCCAGGTCAAGGTGATGATCTCCCCGGAGCTCTAAACCTTCATCCGGCCAAAAGGTCGGTAGATACAAAACCGGAATCGGCAGAAAATAGCCATTCTTGATTTCGTATCTACCGATCTTTTTGTTATCCGACGCGCGCCTAACGAAATTCACGACTTTGCACCAGAGCCGTTCAATTCCCCGGTATCGCCATCCGCCTTTGCGTTGGTTGCTTCGATACGCTCTTTAATTCAGCTGACCTTCCATCGCTTCTTCATATCCCTTAAATATCGGCCAATAAATTATTACGAACAGTCGTTTTTGAATATTTACCGCTGACCCTCAAGGTGAAACATTTTACAGTCTGCCGCCCTCCTTAAAACGTTATACAGGTCACTTTTATACGTTGTGTTAACTAATATCAAACGATATTAGATGTTTTTTCGGTCGTTATCGAATCCAACGTTGTAATACCGATACCAGAACAGACAGAAGAGAGCGGAAAGCACACCGAGGGAAAACCCAGGACGCACCGGTTCACCGTCGCGACGGCCGCAGCCATAGCGGGCATCGCGATGCTCGTCCCGACCGTCGGCGCCATCGCCGGCGAGACCACGCCAAGCCAGCAGGACGCCAGCCAGGCCAGCACGCAAGCGCCGGGCCGAAAAGGCGATCCGGCCACCGGCAAAGCCTCCACCAAAGACGCCACGAAACAGGCCACGAAAACAGAGTCGACCAACCCGGCCAGGCGAAGCCCGCAACCCTCCGCCCAGAAACTGACTCCCGGCCCGCAAAGCAGCTACACCCCACCACCCAGTCCGTGGGCACGAACGTCACCGGAACACTCTCCAGCGACTGCGAACTCACCGTCACCGCAGGGGCTGGAGGTGGTACTCTCGACGAACCCACGTTCCGACCCTTCCCCTGTGTCAACAGCGTCACCAAGATTGTCTTCTCCGGCCCCGAAGGCCCCATCCAAGCCCGAGCCGAAGCCACAAGCCGCCCCCAAGCAGCAGCTCGCGGCCACCGGCAGCGTCGTGATCCCCATCATCGCGGTGGCGGCGGTCCTCCTGGTTGCAGGAGTTG
This window encodes:
- a CDS encoding BspA family leucine-rich repeat surface protein, with amino-acid sequence MRTPLKATIAILAAAAMLSIPTLSNADDIQRSHPENTQSQILTTPSTPDTKPENSAQPQTPTTSATSNDGSKSPTSSAPKPATPQSQATHSAARTPQLPSAQDLCDTTVRSLGPNVTGQLTNIVGGCQLNISAGNGGGTLDSRLFRAFPGLDTTVTKIAFIGPNTTMLPANCSNLFSHLPILESLDLSDFADTSGVTDMSNMFYQCTKLTNLNLGSKFDTGNVTNMDYMFRELLVLPNLDLGSKFDTGNVGINRSNSMSGMFYDCKKLKSLDLGNKFNTQRVMQMDVMFKNCYELKSLNLGNKFNTSWCTGMAEMFSNCRKLESLNLGSMFYTTWVSQMFNMFRNCSSLTSLNLGDHFNTSNAQAVYGMFDGCKSLTNLNLGDHFDTSGIDDYFGTWAMFKDCSSLTSLDLGSKFEIGQLGTYSWFNVPNHYGTAEMFAGDTNLTDLNLGDHFETSHDPNMAMMFKDCSSLTHLDLGGKFNTSSALSMEEMFAGDTNLTDLDLSGFNTSMVNGDSPVKTQLPLDNFDEDYEITSPIITYDMEGMFAGDAKLTDLDLSGFDTNHVPGMANMFKDCSSLTHLDLGGKFNTSAVTDMSDILSGCDELKQLEIGKDTKLASTAELPVANWVQLEVPGTDSAHVNKAGVAHYTPASLETRTNSPDTTRVGTYVRIANPNKLTLEPATTLPHGTSVTNNTPIIQYSEVAKGTDVPVRDYDGDKLADPIASLVALDGTSTIPDNPFTINGCPEAGCTFKNWARKSNGTGTTYQPGDQIDLSHGNITLYATWKVNEPKPSKPSTSSSSTQNHNSTAATAPGRGVATEIAPVIPNSASPVTFSATSPVAAPIVGALTAAANPGAAANQAGRDTNSTPSQRPAAPKKTNPKCATIAWHTGDIHPVTYRCNSDEQAASFAPDTTRQAPLWIFLLLLLITLFVFYALSRRNEFDVVRHRAAQTER
- a CDS encoding 2,3-butanediol dehydrogenase; this translates as MKAVRIYGQNDVRVEDVAIADPKPDQVQIKVKFCGICGSDLHAYSEGWGLPTQPHPLTGKTVPITLGHEFSGEVVKVGSAVTDLKVGDGIAVEPLLACGKCANCRAGNYNFCDNVVAEDGAGNFLGFSEDGGMAEYANIDDVFAHKLPEGMDYDLGALCEPVSVSYEGLKKCDLREGQTVAVMGAGPIGLTTALLARIAGANRVYISDVSEVRLAKARELGFTDVLNPTKQDVNAVIRADYPNGVDVTFECAGVQATFDTALKVTRRTGKIQIVALFGKSVSVNFTDDVIMQGIDIYTTLCYQNSFDTVLGIINAHQDQFKPVITKKVGLDDAVEGIKGLATDKSQVKVMISPEL